A DNA window from Moorella thermoacetica contains the following coding sequences:
- a CDS encoding polysaccharide deacetylase family protein: MPKKAAAIIALVLLLSLSFTYVQISSRLNRSPAATTAASSDNVNQPAPAQLATATPHQNGQAQLAGVQSNEVYYQNKIVVLIYHHIDVKEEPGLVISPERFASELDMLLARGYHVISLDQLRDFLNGGSVPDNAVLITFDDGYESVHQYALPELQKRHMPAVAFAIVKYVGQKRGNLQYYSWDGAREMAAAGFTTQSHTYNLHDFGPLASGKNGPLLNGPLKGQSLSDYRNMVYQDLKRSREEIESHLQQPVYALALPFGAGGQTAIQAAVDAGFKIVFTTHYGVVTRQSNPLALPRVNAGGPAITPAKLDALIRATAGASTSPKGQPKKPPTPQSRVVTSKKANRI; the protein is encoded by the coding sequence TTGCCCAAAAAAGCCGCTGCCATTATTGCTTTAGTCCTGCTCCTGTCATTGTCATTTACATATGTCCAAATATCTTCCCGCCTGAACCGGAGCCCGGCTGCTACCACTGCCGCTAGCAGCGATAACGTGAACCAGCCCGCCCCTGCCCAACTGGCTACCGCCACTCCCCATCAAAACGGGCAGGCCCAGCTGGCCGGGGTACAGTCCAATGAAGTTTACTACCAGAATAAGATCGTCGTCCTTATCTATCACCATATTGATGTTAAAGAAGAACCGGGGTTAGTTATCTCCCCGGAACGTTTCGCCAGCGAACTGGATATGCTCCTAGCCAGGGGTTACCACGTCATCAGCCTGGACCAGTTGCGCGACTTCTTAAATGGCGGTTCAGTACCCGATAATGCCGTCCTCATCACCTTTGACGACGGTTATGAGAGTGTCCACCAGTATGCCTTGCCGGAATTACAGAAAAGGCATATGCCTGCTGTAGCCTTTGCCATTGTGAAATACGTCGGGCAAAAGCGGGGCAACCTCCAGTACTATAGCTGGGACGGGGCCAGGGAGATGGCCGCCGCTGGCTTTACCACCCAGTCCCACACCTATAATCTCCATGACTTCGGCCCCCTGGCCAGCGGCAAAAACGGGCCTCTCCTCAACGGCCCCCTCAAGGGCCAGAGTTTGAGCGACTATAGAAATATGGTCTACCAGGACCTGAAGCGTTCCCGGGAAGAAATAGAAAGCCATCTCCAGCAGCCGGTCTATGCCCTGGCCCTGCCCTTCGGTGCCGGCGGCCAGACGGCCATCCAGGCCGCTGTTGATGCCGGTTTTAAAATCGTCTTTACCACCCATTATGGGGTCGTTACCCGTCAGAGTAACCCCCTGGCCCTGCCCCGGGTCAACGCCGGCGGCCCGGCTATTACGCCGGCTAAACTAGATGCCCTCATCCGGGCTACTGCCGGGGCAAGCACCTCTCCCAAGGGGCAACCCAAAAAGCCACCTACTCCCCAATCCAGAGTAGTGACCAGTAAAAAGGCGAACCGCATTTAG
- a CDS encoding MarR family winged helix-turn-helix transcriptional regulator produces MLTLMYTCYTIVNMKNDIERICELLLEMICEFYENDSKARTFGTDTELYHSEIHMLQCIKDNPDLHISAIARKLGITRGAASQTVKRLERKQMIVKEVKQTRGSKVVMRLTPKGETACFNHKCAHERYNTIISEILTDSDKDQLKFLIDFLLQFKKALKES; encoded by the coding sequence GTGTTGACATTGATGTATACATGCTATACAATAGTAAATATGAAAAATGATATAGAGAGGATTTGCGAACTGCTTTTGGAGATGATATGTGAGTTTTATGAAAACGACAGTAAGGCCCGTACTTTCGGTACTGACACGGAGCTTTACCATTCCGAAATACACATGCTCCAGTGCATCAAGGATAATCCGGATCTTCATATTTCTGCTATTGCACGCAAATTAGGTATCACAAGGGGTGCGGCGTCACAAACTGTGAAAAGACTTGAGCGCAAGCAAATGATTGTAAAAGAGGTAAAACAAACCAGAGGATCTAAAGTCGTCATGCGCCTCACTCCCAAAGGGGAAACAGCTTGTTTCAACCACAAGTGCGCCCACGAAAGGTACAACACAATCATATCCGAAATCTTAACCGACTCGGACAAAGATCAATTAAAGTTCCTGATAGACTTTCTCTTACAGTTTAAAAAGGCGTTAAAAGAAAGCTGA
- a CDS encoding MFS transporter, producing MTRSFILLMAVVCGVSVANLYYIQPLEGQISTTFHVSQSAAGIAAMLTQVGYAFGLLLFVPLGDMCERRSLILHMLLLVAISLLTAGLSPCYPVLLIAMFAVGITTIVPQLIVPYAAHLSRPEEQGEIIGYVMSGLLIGILLSRTFSGLVGAALNWRAVYLFAAGFIIILLVLIRCFFPESQPSSKISYQELLKSIPGLVKRERPLREAALNGFFMFGSFSAFWTSLIFLLETPIYRMSTREAGLFGLAGVAGALAAPLIGKAADTKSPRFTVGIGVILSTLAYLCFSLFGYNIWGLIIGVIVLDLGNQCGQVSNQARVQALGDSTRSRNNTVFMFSYFIGGAAGSFLGTFCWQHYGWYGVCMVGLAFQFAALITHFLIYRKQKFDNALLSR from the coding sequence ATGACAAGATCGTTTATATTGTTGATGGCGGTTGTCTGTGGCGTTTCCGTCGCAAACCTTTATTACATACAACCGCTGGAGGGGCAGATTTCGACTACTTTTCATGTCTCACAGAGCGCGGCAGGTATTGCAGCCATGCTCACACAGGTGGGTTATGCGTTTGGCCTGTTGTTATTTGTTCCACTGGGAGACATGTGTGAACGCCGCTCCCTTATTCTGCATATGCTGCTTTTGGTTGCTATATCACTGCTCACAGCTGGTTTATCACCGTGCTATCCTGTGCTGCTAATTGCGATGTTTGCCGTTGGGATTACAACAATCGTGCCACAACTTATCGTTCCCTATGCAGCCCATCTTTCACGTCCGGAAGAGCAGGGGGAAATTATTGGCTATGTCATGAGCGGTCTGCTTATCGGAATTTTGCTGTCCCGGACATTCAGTGGCCTTGTGGGCGCGGCTTTGAATTGGCGAGCAGTTTACCTTTTTGCAGCCGGATTTATCATTATTTTATTGGTTCTAATCAGGTGTTTTTTTCCGGAAAGCCAGCCGTCTTCAAAGATTTCATATCAAGAGCTACTCAAATCAATACCTGGTCTCGTTAAGAGAGAACGCCCTCTGCGTGAAGCGGCCCTCAATGGTTTTTTCATGTTTGGTTCGTTCAGCGCGTTCTGGACTTCTCTGATTTTCCTTCTTGAAACACCGATCTATCGTATGAGTACAAGAGAAGCAGGTTTGTTCGGGTTAGCAGGAGTAGCCGGTGCGCTCGCAGCACCTCTGATTGGGAAAGCAGCTGACACAAAAAGCCCGCGTTTTACAGTAGGTATTGGCGTCATCCTATCGACTCTTGCCTATCTATGCTTTAGCCTGTTCGGGTATAATATTTGGGGCCTTATCATCGGCGTTATCGTGCTTGATCTTGGCAATCAGTGTGGACAAGTTTCCAATCAGGCAAGGGTCCAAGCACTTGGTGACTCAACACGGAGTCGCAATAACACCGTGTTCATGTTTTCATATTTTATCGGTGGAGCAGCAGGCTCTTTCCTTGGCACCTTTTGTTGGCAGCATTATGGATGGTACGGTGTTTGCATGGTAGGGCTTGCGTTCCAATTTGCTGCGTTAATTACTCATTTTTTGATTTACAGAAAGCAAAAATTTGATAATGCGCTGCTGAGTCGTTAG